A window of the Gorilla gorilla gorilla isolate KB3781 chromosome 8, NHGRI_mGorGor1-v2.1_pri, whole genome shotgun sequence genome harbors these coding sequences:
- the LOC101136772 gene encoding RNA guanine-N7 methyltransferase-activating subunit-like protein — protein MTDTAKAVPNFEEMFASRFTEDDKEYQEYLKRPPESSPIVEEWNSRAGGNQRNRDNRLQDSRQFRGRDGRWGWPSDSRSNQWRGQSCSNNYPQHRQEPYYPDQYGHYGYNQPPPYDRNVGSF, from the coding sequence ATGACTGACACTGCCAAAGCTGTTCCAAATTTTGAAGAGATGTTTGCTAGTAGATTCACAGAAGATGACAAGGAGTATCAGGAATACTTGAAACGCCCTCCTGAGTCCTCTCCAATTGTTGAGGAATGGAATAGCAGAGCTGGTGGGAACCAAAGAAACAGAGACAATCGGTTGCAAGATAGCAGACAGTTCAGAGGCAGGGACGGCAGATGGGGGTGGCCAAGTGACAGTCGATCCAATCAGTGGCGTGGACAATCCTGCAGTAACAATTACCCGCAACACAGACAAGAACCTTACTATCCCGACCAATATGGACATTACGGTTACAACCAGCCGCCCCCTTACGATAGAAATGTTGGCAGCTTTTAG